The DNA region gggcagttgtaatcaaaacagcatggtactggtacagaaacagatggatagaccattggaacagaattgaaacaccagaaatcaacccaaacaactacagccaacttatatttgatcaaggatctaaaaccaattcctggagcaaggacagtctattcaataaatggtgctgggaaaactggatttccacgtgcagaagcatgaagcaagacccctaccttacaccttacacaaaaatccactcaacatggattaaagacgtaaatctacgacctgacaccatcaggttattagagaacattggagaaaccctgcaagatattggcacaggcaaagaatttctggaaaagacccaggaggcacaggcagtcaaagccaaaatcaactattgggattgcatcaaattgagaagtttctgtactgcaaaagaaacagtcaggagagtgaagagacaaccgacagaatgggaaaaaatatttgcaaactatgcaacagataaagggttaataaccagaatctataaagagatcaagaaactccacaaaaacaaaaccaacaacccacttaagagatgggccaaggacctcaatagacatttttcaaaagaggaaatccaaatggccaacaggcacatgaaaaaatgttcaaggtcactagcaatcagggaaatgcaaatcaaaaccacaatgatgtttcacctcaccccggttagaatggctcacatgcagaaatctaccaacaacagatgctggcgaggatgtggggaaaaagggacactaacccactgttggtgggaatgcaaactggtcaagccactatggaagtcagtctggagattcctcagaaacctgaagataaccctaccgttcgacccagccatcccactccttggaatttacccaaaggaatttaaattgacaaacaaaaaaacagtctgcaccctaatgtttattgcagcacaattcacaatagccaagacctggaaccaacctaaatgcccatcaacggtagactggataaagaaattatgggatatgtactctttagaatactataccgcagtaagaaacaacgaaatccagtcatttgcaataaaatggaggaatctggaacacatcatgctgagtgaaataagccagtcccaaagggacaaataccatatgttctccctaatcggtgacaactgactgaacaccaaaaaggaaacctgttgaagtgaaatggagactatgggaaatggtgacttgatcagcatagccctgactattaatgaacaacttaatacattatccctcttagtagttttttttgtctgttctacttaatatgactggttcaattctgtaattaatacacagttattcttaagtgttgaaatttaactgaaatgtgatccctgttaaacataagagtggggataagagagggaagagatgtacaatttgggacatgctcaagctgacttgcctcaaatggtagagctagaaacataccaggggactccaatttaatcccatcaaggtggcatgtaccaatgccatctcactattccaagtgatcaatttcagttcacaattgatcataatgaaaggactaagagtcaaagggagcacataaacaagtctagtacctgctaacactaaccgatagaataaataaaggggagagtgatccaacatgggaagcaagatactcagcagactcatagagtggtggatgtcctaaacagcactctggcctcagaatcagccctaaaggcattccgatctggctgaaaagcccatgagagtatttcaggcatggaaagccaagacactctggcaaaaaaacaaaacaaaacaaaaacaaacaaacaaacaaacgaacacaaacctaaatgaaagatctctgtgagtgagatcccagtggaaagaacaggtcttcaaagaaggaggtacctttctctgaagggaggagagaacctccactttgactatgaccttgtctaaacaaggtaagagtcggagaactcaaggggcttccatagccttggaaactcatgactggtgcatagggagattactgatgccataaacaggagtgtcaatttgtaaagtcaacaacaggagtcactgtgcacttactcctcatgtaggatctctgtccttaatgtgctgtacattgaggcttaatgctataacgagtactcaaacagtatatttcactttgtgtttctatgggggtgcaaactgttgaaatctttacttaatgtatactaaactgatcttctgttaaaaaaaaaaaaaagaagaaattatcaattcccaacttgactctcgctgggattaaacatgacaataggtctgatctgatttcatcatcatttaaaaaatcatctattatttttcactttatgtttctgtgtgggagcaaactgttgaaatctttacttaatgtatgcaaaactgatcttctgtatataaagagaatcgaaaatgaatcctcatgtgaatggaaggggagagggaatgggaaaggggagggttgcgggtgggagggacgttatgggggggaagccattgtaatccataagccgtattatggaaatttatattcattaaataaaagttaaaaaaaaaaagaaaaaaaaagaaaaataaaaaacttaaaaaaaaataaaagacttccATATGAggagttttaattattttgaatcaatttactaaaaatgtaaatactaATTTTTGATGAATTTGCAATACTTTTTGGTCAAAATCATGAAAGAGCATTAACATATCAAATTTCTGTAAAAATCTTTCTTTGCCTAATTAGTTCACTGAATTGAACTTCTTTTAATAAGCAGTTAATGATATAGTCTTTAGGGGTGATATATTTTTCAGataaaaactgttaaattaaGTATTTAAATAAAGTGAACTTAAATATTCAAATTACTATTTTACAAAATACTAATGATTTTAGGAGTAGTAAATATTCACACTGATCATTCTAAAAATGCTAATTCCATCAAAAATGTTATTAGTAATATTATAGACTAAATGTCCTTCAAATCATACGGAAATTTAATCCCCAGTGTGATGATAATGGAGGAGGTGATAATGTGGGTGGAGATCTCATGAATAAGATTTGTGTCATTTTAAAAGAGGCcccagccatcaaagaaggagatacttttctctgaagggaggagagaacttctactttgcttatggccctgtccaaATACTGAGTTTGTggacacaaaaggcttccatagccttggcagctcctggcaagagcctcgggtgatcactgacatcaaacacgagagtgtcaattgttaaatcaacaggagtcactgtgcacttactccctgtgtaggacctttgtcctttgTGAGTttcactatgagaattaactgcaaaacttgttctcaagcagtactttatatgttgtgtgtatgtgtgtgcaaactgttgaaatctttacttagtatacagttgatctgtatataaagttaattaaaaatgaatcttaatgaagaatgggataggaaagagggaataggaggtgggatgagagagtAGGGGTGAGAGGGCGGttattgggggaagaaccactatattcctaaagttgtacctatgaaatttgtattcattaaataaaagcttaaaaaaaataaaagagacccCAGAGATCTCCCTTGCTCCTCCCTCCAAGTAAGATATGACAAAAGATGGCTAGTCTTCATTGGACACTGAATCTGCTGACACCTTGTTCTTGGACCTCTAGCATctaaaattgtgaaaaataaatttctgttatttataagtCACCTAGTCcatggtattttgttgtagcagtCCAAATAAATTGAGGTAACCAGTGagagcaaaaatattttatatatttaataagtaaaattttccaaatattctatttcatcttaaaaatatattttgtttgcaTGTAtgtgatttgaaaataaaaatattggggcagacatttggtgtcacagttaagatgccacttggggttaTTGTGACCATACAGACATGCAGAGGTTTGAGTCCTAAATaaattccaattccagctccctgcaaatgcccaTGGTGCGAGGCTGTtggagatggctcaaatgcttggctccctgccataCATGTGAAGGactctgaattgagttccaggctcctctggcttggcccagcccctgctatagtctctgcctttcaaaggaaaattttCTTAAGTGGCAGGTGTCTGATTCAGGGTTAAgactccatgtgggatgcctgcatctcatattggagcatctgggttccagtcctggcaacatttccaatacagcttcttactaatgcagatcctggaagtcagcaggtgatggctcaagaacttggattcctgccacccacacagcagaTTGGGATTGAGTTCAGGTTCctggtttggtctggcccaggcccagtcaatgcaggcatttgggaagggaaccagtgagtgggagctctctctttttatatcaaatagagaaaaatattacCACATTGGAAATTATGGGCTCTTTATGTTATGGactttttgaaaacattaatttttttttgtaaattttaaccTAACTTGCTTTTGTAATCCTCAGTGTGAGGCTAAGGATAAGGGGACTGGCAAAGATGTGTGATAGTTACTGAAATAAAACATCGatacactatttgttgaatcttAATAGAGGATGagcctgggaatgggagagggaggaggaggtggggtgagagtggggtgagagggtgggtatggtaggaagaatcactatattcctaaagttgtacttatgaaatttgtactcattaaagaaaagctttctttgggaaaaatatacTATTTGTGCCTGGATTTGACAATAGACAAAGGGGATAATTCTCAAAGAATAAGATTCAATAAGAATGCCACAAACCTGAATATCATATACATAGAAAATTGTGATGCAAAATCTCCATGAACCTGGAACCTCTGAATTATAGAGACATGTTTATAGCATaaacaaaagaaacagcaaaaaaaattagaattataagcattaagttataaaaattactttaaaaagagcCAATATACTCTGCAATTTCTGTAAAATTCTGCTTCTAATGTAATATGAAACATGTATTAAATGTTCAACCTCCACAACAAATTTTAATCAGCACTGCaaatttagaatatataaaaatatcagcAACCTATGAATTCATCAACCAGAAAACTCACATTTCACTTAAGTtaggttgaattggaatcctaccaacttttctcttatttttaataaaggctaaatttaaaataattactttgaaTATTGGGAAAGTGACAGTAGTTATATTTTGTGTAACACTAAGCTAAGGGTTATCTTTTATAGTGTATTTATCCCTaagtacataatttttttattatgtaaACTTGTATTAGCTCATTATAGTCCCCTGAATTAGTAAAGTCTATTGATGCAAGTCTCAGTCGACACAGACTGTCAATCTTTGGTTAAACCTTAAAAGCTGAGTAGTTGAGGGTGAATATTTGTCTGGTGGGCCAGGCACCATAGAATGTCTggatttgatacccagctctggctatttacTCTATCTTCTcgccaatgcagatcctaggaggcagtggtggtgactCAAGTGATCGGGTTCCTGACAACCATATGCAAGACTTGATTTATGTTCCTGGAAttggcttcagccaggaccaattctggcttttgcaggcatttaggaatgaattgaaccagaggatggggtTTCTTGCCcacctgtctttctttctcagtctctatctttatttcttatctctccctttttctgtctctcagacaaaacaaaacaaaaatttgctAGGTATAAAAAGTATCACTCAGAGTAGAGGGTAAGATATCAGCAGAAGTGCCTCAAGCTTTAACATCATCAAGCTAGATAAATTGTGAACACTAATAGTTGTATATATTAGCAACATACGTTGACATGAGTTTAATCATGTCTTTCACATTGTTGGGCTTTGTGCTATGACTTAGGCTGGCTTTCTCATTTTTATCAAAGTCCTACTGGGGGAAAGGAGATATCAGATGGGCCTACATTTCCCCTCTGGGGAAAGGACTCAGGTGGTAGAACACATACGAGTCACAGTATATTTTGTAAAAGGCTATGGAATGTtgatacttttaattttaaaacattacctAAAATTTTGTCAATGGATAAACTGATAGTAcgaaacacaaaaaataaaatcaagccaGAAGTCCAAGTcttctttactgctttcctgTCAATCCTCTCTCACCAGCCCTAACCAGTCGGTGTCGCCAAGCACCACTACTAACAAGCTACCCTGATCGTTTCCTGGGGTTTTGAATTCACTACTTCTATTACCTGGTGTTGCCATGATAGTCATTAATCACATTACTGTCCTTATAAGGAGTGCAAATATTATTTGCTCCTCGCCTTGGAGCACTCTATCTGGAGTTGCTCAAGTGAGAAGCCCCAAATTTATAAGTCAATATCCTCATTTCAGAGCCTCTGCCCTTGTGACTTTTAAATTGGAGTTCTGTTCGACATGTCTGCATGTCTCTATTTCTATCCACCACTTGTTAATACACATGACTTGCCTTGCCCAATTCCTAGACAAGGCTTTCTATATGTCAAACTCAATTACTTTACAGGAAAACTGTCTTTCTCTTCAAGGTACTCAAGATCCCTAAGTGAATTTTGTACCTTCTATTTTAAAACACCTTTCTAAACTGTGCCATTTGTCAACTTACTGCCCATCAGCTGCAATATATCGTCCTTTGCCCTATTTTGTGATACTGTATGGGAGGAAAGTCAGAAGTAGGAAAATTACATAATTGTGGAGGTGGCAAAAGAGGCATGATGGCAAGGGTTTCTCCCAGTCTAGTAAAGCCCCAATGTCTTCACCATGGACTTCCAGCATTGACCCAGGGGGTAGGACCAGGAGTAGGGGGTGGCTTCCTCATAGGCAGCTGGCCCTGGAAACCACCAACACCAACAAGGACCCCTACTTTATAAAAAAACACCTGGGATCACACAAATGCAAGCTCTGCCTGACACTTCACAACAAGGAGAGCAGCTATCTCGCACACACCCAAAGGCAAAAGCTTCAGACCAACTTGGCAAAGGAGGTCCCCACCCAGCCAATGCCTGAGGTCAAGGCACAGGTGAAGAAGTTTGTGAAGGTCGGCTCCCCAGGGTACAAAGTGACCatgcagagggacacagagatggGCCAACAGAACCTCCTCTTCCATATTGACTACCCTGAGATTGTCGAGGACTGCATGCCCTGCCATGGCTTCACGTCGGCCTATGAGCAGAGGACTGAGGCCCCGGACCAGTGCCGGGAGTACCAGCTGATGGCTGCCAAGCCCTACCGACCATCGCTTTCTAGGTGCTGAGCAGAGAGGTCGCCAAGGCTGAGGAAGTTTTGGATTCACTGGAACAGAGACATCAAGTTTTTCCTGCAGTTCCACTTTAAGATGGAGAAGCCTCTGGCCCCACCCAAGCCTCCCTGTGGGGCCTCCCAAGGTTGTGGGGCCTCCCAAGGTTAAGTGGCCATCAGCTCTACTGATGAATGGtttgccccctcccctgccaggaGGCCTGTCCCTGGCCCACAAAGTCCCTCACAGGCGGGGTCTGTGCCCTCAGGGCCTCCTGTGCCCCCAGTTGCCCCCACCTGCACCAATGGTCCTCCCCCAACTCACACCCTGCTCTGGGAGTCCACCCTCCCCCAGTGGCTGGTGTTCACCCACAGGCGCCTGGAGTGCACCCACCGGAACCTGCAGTTCATCTCCAGGCATCCCGGGTCCACCCACCTGCCCCTGGGATCCTCCCCCAGGCACCAGGATCCTGGAGTTCATCCTGCAGCTGCTAGGGTCCACCTCCAAGGCCCTGGTGTTCACCATTCAAATCCTGGGGTACACCCTCCTACTCCCATGTCCCTGATGCTGAGGCCCTCACTTCCCTTGGAAGGCCTGGGGAACATTCCTCCCCTTCCACCAGCCAACTGAAAAGCTGCCAAGCCTGGTCTTCTGTCCTAgtctctcccagccctgctcactAAATGTCTATTGGTGTTTGGATAAAGAGAAAATTATGTAATTGAATGACATTATTATGTACATTCGGAAAAGACCACCATTATTCCACTTTAGCAGCTCTGTTCAGCTCTCATGGCTGTCTTGTTCCATAAGAGCGAATTTAGAGAATCACCGAAAGATGAACAAATACCCCTGGAGCTGCTTGCAGTGTTTGCCGATGGTGGGTTCTGCAGCCCAGGCTGGCTGACAAGCTATCTGGTGGGTGATGCAGAAGCACATGACGTTGTAGGTGGCTCTGGTGCCCAAAGACCTGTCCCAGGACCCAGTCCCCACCCAACACTCCTACTGATGACAAAGTCAAAGGTCTCGCTGGATATCTGCTTCAGGAAGAACTTCAGGGCCCTCCAAAATCTCTTGTActgtttctgctttcccagctaaCCCTGTGGTCCTCCTCCCCATTGGTGGAAACTCACCCCCTCCCTCCATGGCAGGCATCACCATGTGGGCTAGGCTAGCACCAAGGGCAGTCGGCTTCTCCACAGCTCTCCAAGTCCCAGGCATAGGTGCTGTGCTGGCCTGCATTTCTGCTTGGTGCTGATCCTCGAGCCTGGGGGTTAGTGGAGGCTGAGCGACTGGTAGAGGTGGAAGTGCACAGATCCCAGCAGGTTGTATAGCACTCCACGAAGTGGCCATTACCGGGTGGTAACAACCACGCATTGCGGGTTTTGGGAGAAGGCGCAGGGTGTGATCCGCATGACCCGCTGCTGCAGCACCTCTCGGCCTGGTAGAAAATGCCTTGGACGGACAGTAAGAGTTTGCAGGGCCCAAACTCCACGGAGAAGCTGCCACATGGTAATAGTCTCCATGCGATACTTGTCCCTGAGAAGGCAGAACAGAGGAAGCGCAAGGACCAGGAGGCGGCCAGGTCCTTGCCTGAGTGAACACGAAGCGCCCTCTGGGGATGCGGCCAAGCTTTGCAGAAGAGAATCTTGCACTTTAGAGGCAGCGAGACGTTCTTTCCCGTAGGTTTTCCGGAGCTTCCGGACACGCCCTTTGTACCCCGGAGCTCCTGGTGGAGTGGTTCACGAGGAGAAGCTTGGTACCCTCAGTGAAGGCAGTATGGGCCACAGTAACCTACTTAGGACTGGGCTCAGGGGGATAAAGGCGCTACAGGTTGCACAGCCGCCTAGTCAGCCGCCTCCTCAGCTGTAGCTTCTTCTGGCTTTGTTTCCAGTGCTGTGGGTGATGGCAGAGCTTTGCCTGTTCTCCAGGCTTCCGCGGGTTCTTCGTTGAGGAGCGTCCGAGCACCGGGTGGGCCGTGCTACCCCTCTCTTCCCCAGTGGACAGGGATCTATAGTAGTGCaagggttttggttttgtttttcaggtAAGTGTCCTGAAGCAGTGTAAACTTGGAAGGAAGgagttttatttgacagagttagtgagagagacagaaaggtcttcctgccattggttcaccctccaaatggccgctacggcgatccgaagccaggagccaggtgcttcctcctggtctcccatggggtgcagggcccaagcacttgggccatcctccactgcactcccgggccgcagcagagagctggcctggaagaggagcagccgggacagaatccggcgcccgtatgggatgccggcgcggcaggcggaggattagccaagtgagccatggtgccgcccCAGGAAGGATATTTTCTTTAACTCATTGCCTTTTACTCCTGTGTTTTACAGAAAAGTGTAGGCTTGTGTTAAGACCCGTTCTTCGTTCCCAATTTGCTCTCCTGTCTTGGTCCCTCAGTCCCTTGTCAAATACTCCCCTTTGTTTTCGTCCTCACCTCTCCCTGGGGACACCTCCTCTCTCCATGTGACAGAGGCTCCCAAgggagtgccagccccagcatcttTCATGCCCCCATCAGCTCTCGGTGGCAGACTTGAGCTGGTAAGGACAGGAGTCTTCTGGCCTAGAGAGAGGTTGGAAGGGGATTCTGTGTTCCTGAGTAGGGGTTAAGTTCCTGGGTTCCTTGACTTTGCTTCAGGCTCTTTGCCAACAATGGCTGAGGCTGCTTTATTCCTGAGTTTGTGTAAGCCCAAATACACTTCCCCTATTGTAGCTTTCTTCCAAAAagcaatccatttttaaaataaagaatctaGTCTTTTCCTAATAATATGACTCCAATACTAAGCCCTAGAAAATAGTAGTGTGTGCTATTATCATTGTGCTAAGGCAGCAAGCCCCTGGAAGGCCGAGGTGATGTATTATTTATGTAGGTATTTAATAATGTTGGATTAGGTTAGAAACAAAACCAATGTTGTAAGTCGGACTGACTGGCAGGAGAATGCAATTTTCCCCTGATAGTAAGAGATAAATTTCACTTCATCTTATCCACAAAATATTAACTTCATGTAACACATACAATGTATTTCCCAAGACAGACACCTGGAGCTAAGGCTCTGACTTCTTGTCGAATCTAATTTGTCATCATGTCCAGTTAATCCTAACTCACAGCTATCTCTTGACTTCTTTGCTTTCTTGTTTtcgtttcttctttttttttcctcccaaactctttcttgCCCTGTAGGGCCTGGAGGAGAAATTCTAATCTTTGTGGCATTGCATATGAGGCACTTTATTACCTGCCCCTTGTCTGCTTTGTGGTCTCAATTGTAGCCACTTTTCATTTGTGTTCATGAAATGCAGCATTCAGGTTTTTACCTTTCTGGATCCTTCAGGAAGCACAAATGACCAGTGGTCTCAGGTGCTGCCCTTCTGGGTCCTCTCTGGTCTTCACAAAGACATTGTGATTTCTAGTTTTTTCTGTCCAGGTTTGAGCTTCTCTCAACCTGAGTCTGAGTGTGACAGATTCTAAAGCAGGCCTATTTTACTGAAATGCAGGATTCCTTTAACATGTGCCTTTGGCTGAAGGATTCCCCTGGATTATTCCTAGCTAAGATTTTCTTAGAAGAGTGCCGTATCTGAGATTCTTGCTATATAATACTCctccatttcctttctctctcacaaGGGTCAGACTTGCATTATGATTTGAAGGCTTCTGCTATcttctctggctctttctctttattcttcaCAAGCATTTTCCCCCATAAAATCTCATGTCCATTTCATCTTTTACATTTCTTGGAAAACCCAAACTAGTACAAGAGGTTGTAGAAATGATTTGAAGAGGTAAGTGATGAGACTGAGCTTGGAAACTGACTCAGTTATGACTTACAAGCAGAGGAGGTCATCTTGCATGCTATAAATGGATAGTCTCTGGCACTAGATGGCAGCCTATTTGCTAAAGATTTCACCAGTGATAATCCTGGAAGGGAAAACATCCCAGTGGAGAGGAACATCATTGCAGATGCAGTGGATTAGGCATTTGAAAGATACTGGGACCTGGTACCGCAAGGGCAGCAGTGTCAGCTGGTTACTGTTAAATTTTTATTGCTGCTTTGCAGAGGGATGATGAGAAATTGAGGCCCATTAACAAGCAATTAAAGCTAAGTGTAGAAGCCTAAGGGCTTCTCTTGTAGCTTACAATGAGGCCCTTATCTTCTGCAGTGGAAGTACAGAGACAACTGAGCACTGGATTGAGTCACAGAAATCCAAAGATTTAAGTAATCAGCCAGACACATATGTTATGGTAAGGTCTGAACCTTGACTGAGAAAACTAGAATCCTGAAAAAAGGACAAAGATAAAAGACCTACAGAAGGTAATTTACCCACAATCAATAGATGACCCTTAAGGAGGTGCCCCCTGGTTGCTAGGCTAATAATATTGTATCCCAACATAACCTGACTAGATCCATGCCAGATTGAAAAGAGAAGCAAGAAATTATGAACCCAAGGAGCTCTGAAACTGGATTGTATTTTCAGGCAGAAACCAGGCCAAGCAACTGTGGTGTTGGATTTTGAAGGTACATGATCAAGGAGATCGGAGCATAAAGGAAGAATTTAAGGCTACTCTCTTAGAAATGGGATTTGACGTTGACTTGGATGTGAGATCTTGAGAAGCTGTTTTCTGGGATAGCTTGTAGAAGTCCAGGGAGAGCAATGGTCATGGATAAAAAAGTAGAAATGCCCAAATTGCACTGTCAGATGATAGAGGAAAGAGTAAAGAGACTGGAGACCTGTTGCGGGTGGATATGTTAAGTGAGGCTACAAGCCAACCAGAAGATTATGTTCCATGAGGCAGCCCAGCAGATATGCTACACACCAAGACCATCAGAAATGAATTGGTGAAAGGGACACTAGCATCATTTGAAGTTTAGCAGTGTTTCTGCAGACTAAGGCTGACAGTAGATGGGTGGTCACAGAACTGGGCTTCTTTGTATTCTTGGAAATACCCATGGAGTTAAGCCCACTTCtactgtctctctcctcctccaataGCTTTTATTTCACAGTGATAGATATTTATTCGTTGTGTAGATTTGTCTTTCTCCTCTACAGATCTTTGTCAATACCACTATTTAAGTGCTTGTATGGAAACTCACACTGTGTATCATCTGCTCAGGAGTCTATTTAACAGTGAACAAATAGGAACATGACCATGGAATCCACTGGTCGTAGGATATACCCATGCTGTTTAGAAGCAACCAGTCTCATAGAGTGCTGGCATGCCCTTCAAAGGCACAGATGAATTTACAGCTCAGAGAAAATACTCTGAAAGGCTGTGTTACCATATTTGGTTTGAATT from Oryctolagus cuniculus chromosome 8, mOryCun1.1, whole genome shotgun sequence includes:
- the LOC100350768 gene encoding LOW QUALITY PROTEIN: splicing factor 3A subunit 2 (The sequence of the model RefSeq protein was modified relative to this genomic sequence to represent the inferred CDS: inserted 3 bases in 2 codons; deleted 1 base in 1 codon; substituted 1 base at 1 genomic stop codon), yielding MSSPWTSSIDPGGRTRSRGWLPHRQLALETTNTNKDPYFIKKHLGSHKCKLCLTLHNKESSYLAHTQRQKLQTNLAKEVPTQPMPEVKAQVKKFVKVGSPGYKVTMQRDTEMGQQNLLFHIDYPEIVEDCMPCHGFTSAYEQRTEAPDQCREYQLMAAKPYXTIAFXVLSREVAKAEXKFWIHWNRDIKFFLQFHFKMEKPLAPPSLPVGPPKVVGPPKVKWPSALLMNGLPPPLPGGLSLAHKVPHRRGLCPQGLLCPQLPPPAPMVLPQLTPCSGSPPSPSGWCSPTGAWSAPTGTCSSSPGIPGPPTCPWDPPPGTRILEFILQLLGSTSKALVFTIQILGYTLLLPCP